A DNA window from Portunus trituberculatus isolate SZX2019 chromosome 47, ASM1759143v1, whole genome shotgun sequence contains the following coding sequences:
- the LOC123498008 gene encoding pro-resilin-like → MAFKVTMALVVMVAAAATAAPQYSYEPPAAPSSLYETPAQSIEEPLQEYGPPLEAQPQNLVPNVVTPPTTSGTTAMAGMPYDFQWDIQDTDSGNTFSHVENSDGQTTQGEYRVLLPDGRTQVVKFFDNGGGFNAVVTYE, encoded by the exons ATGGCTTTTAAG GTAACGATGgctctggtggtgatggtggcagcagcagcgacgGCAGCCCCACAGTACAGTTACGAGCCCCCCGCAGCGCCCTCCTCCCTGTACGAGACCCCAGCACAGAGCATTGAGGAGCCATTGCAGGAATATGGACCCCCCCTTGAGGCACAACCACAGAACCTAGTGCCCAATGTGGTGACACCC CCCACCACCTCCGGCACCACCGCGATGGCCGGCATGCCCTACGACTTCCAGTGGGACATACAGGACACAGACAGCGGCAACACCTTCAGCCACGTGGAGAACAGCGACGGACAGACCACGCAAGGAGAGTACCGCGTCCTGCTGCCTGATGGTCGCACTCAG gTGGTCAAGTTCTTCGATAACGGCGGAGGATTCAACGCTGTGGTCACCTACGAGTAG
- the LOC123498006 gene encoding pro-resilin-like, which yields MIKIAASCLLLAGVVLSKYSYVPPSTPSVFYSVPSTTPPTTTPPRSHTPMEGMPYDFQYVVQDPESSNTYSHVENSNGKTTQGQYRVLLPDGRTQVVTFYDNGDGFNADVTYI from the exons ATGAttaag ATAGCCGCGTCCTGTCTCCTTCTGGCAGGGGTCGTGCTCTCCAAGTACAGTTACGTGCCCCCTTCAACCCCGTCCGTCTTTTACAGCGTGCCCAGCACTACCCCTCCCACAACCACGCCTCCGCGG TCTCACACACCCATGGAGGGCATGCCGTATGACTTCCAGTACGTCGTACAGGACCCGGAGAGCAGTAACACCTACAGCCACGTGGAGAACAGTAACGGCAAAACCACGCAGGGACAGTACCGCGTCCTGCTGCCTGACGGACGCACCCAG GTGGTGACCTTCTACGATAATGGCGATGGATTCAACGCTGATGTCACCTACATATAG